The DNA region TACAAGGTTGATCATAAAAGAAGCTTTAAACAAGTTGGGTTATCCGGATGCAATGTACGAGTTGTTAAAAGAACCGTTGAGAATGTTAACAGTTCGAATTCCCGTTCGTATGGATGATGGAAATATTAAAGTATTTACCGGTTATCGTGCGCAGCATAATGATGCTGTTGGCCCAACTAAAGGAGGCGTTCGCTTTCATCCTGAAGTAACCGAGCATGAAGTCAAGGCCTTGTCGATGTGGATGAGCTTAAAATGCGGGATTGTAGATCTTCCATACGGAGGCGGCAAGGGCGGAATTGTTTGTGATCCCAGAGAGATGTCTTTTGCTGAATTGGAAAGATTAAGCCGCGGTTATGTGCGAGCCATCAGTCAGCTTGTCGGCCCCACCAAAGATATTCCTGCACCGGATGTTTTTACGAACTCACAGATCATGGCCTGGATGATGGATGAATACAGTCGGATTCGTGAATTTGATTCACCGGCTTTTATTACTGGAAAACCGCTTGTTCTTGGTGGATCAGAAGGAAGGGAAAGCGCTACGGCAACAGGGGTTACGATTTGTATTGAAGAGGCAGCCAAGAGAAAAGAAATCGATTTGCAAGGAGCCCGCGTAATTATTCAAGGGTTTGGCAATGCAGGTAGTTTCTTGGCAAAGTTTATGCATCATTCGGGAGCAAAGGTTGTTGGGATATCTGACGCATTTGGTGCGTTGTATGATAAGGATGGACTGGATATTGCCTACTTGTTAGAACGGCGTGACAGTTTCGGAACGGTTACCCACCTGTTTAAAAATACGATAACAAATCAGGAATTATTAACAAAGGATTGCGACATTCTTGTTCCAGCCGCTGTATCAAATCAAATTACAGCAGACAATGCCCATTATATCAAAGCCTCTATTGTGGTTGAAGCGGCGAATGGGCCAACAACGTTGGAAGCCACTAGGATATTGACAGAACGGGGAATTCTGGTCGTACCCGATGTTTTGGCCAGTTCTGGCGGCGTTACCGTTTCATATTTTGAATGGGTGCAAAATAACCAAGGGTATTATTGGACAAAAGAAGAGGTTGACCTTAAACTGCGGAATATTATGATTAATGCTTTTGAAAAAATTTATAAGTTGGCAAATCATCGTAAGATTGACATGCGTCTGGCCGCTTATATGGTCGGGGTGCGCAAAATGGCGGAAGCTTCTCGCTTCCGAGGTTGGATTTGAGCCTGGAGGTGGAAATATGATCCATAGGATTACTAGTCCTTATGAAGGAACAATAGAAAAAGTATTGATCCAAGAAGATTCCTATGTTTACGAATGGGAAGCATTGTTTTTAATTAAAACGTTCGACGGTAATATTCAGGAAGTAGATATAGGTGCTAGCGGCTTTATTATCTCGCTTGAAGTAAAGAAAGGGGACTGGGTAACAGTTAATACAACTTTGGCTTATTTAAAAGATGATATGGTGATTACTGGAAGTGATTAATGACATTTTAACTGACAATAGAAAAAAAGTTAGGATCTCAAACCTAAGCTTTTCAGCTTGTAGACAAATTACCGAAGGTAAAGAAGGTCTACAAGCTTTTTTGTTGAATGCGTTCTAGCCAAGTCGTTAATGGCTAGTCGGTGAAAGTCCGACCTAAGTAGAACCAAGTCGCAGTAGCTAACAGACAACTGGTGAAGAAATCCTAAGGTTGAAGCCCTGTGACAAAGCAACCCCGAATATACGACAAGGAAGTCTTTTTGACCTGCAAGAATTATACAATCTTGAACCCACCCATCGTTTTGAAGCTGTATTTTCAACAATTGATATCGACCCTATTTTAGCTATAGTCAGTAAGAAGTCGTGTTACGGTGCTCCTGTTCAGCTGAATTATCCTGCGATGATTTACTCCCTGGTGGCAAGAATTACTGAGCGAATCCCGACGATTAAAGATTTGGTTCAACGTCTCAAACACGATTACATCTTTCGTCTTGACTGTGGTTTTCTTTTATCCGATGCCATTCCATCGGAAGCTTCCTATTCAAGAATGATCACTAAGATAGTGAGACCAATGTCCTAGAACAAGTACAAGAAACACTTCTGCATCAGGCGATATCAGAAGGATTTATTAACGATCATACCTTGGCTATCGATGCAACACACATAGAATCTCGAGACCGAGCTTCTTCTAAAGAAGAAAAACTTGAGAAAAAACCTAAGAAACGCGGACGCAAGCCAAAAACTGAATGAGAACAATGGCTCAAAGAAAAAATGGAACAAGAGGCCAAACTTCCGTTATTATGAGAAGCCGATTGAAGCCCAATTAAATGCCTCGTTGGAGGAACTACGTTCCTGCGTACCTTTGACCCCGAAATGGGGAGTGAAAAAGAATAGTAAGGGCAAGAACGAGTTTTGGTTTGGCTTCAAAGGTCATTTTGCTGTAGGAACACAAAGTCAGTACATTTTTCAATCCATCCTTTCATCAGGAAACCTGAATGATGGCAAAGCAGCGATTCCCCTTCTTAAAGGTGTTCAAAAGCGGTTCACTCCGTTGTCCATTCAATATGTCACCATGGATGCAGGATACGACTATTTGCCGATTTATGAACAAATTCATCACATGGGGGCCCAATCGATCATTGCCTACAATAAACGGAATAAACCTGAACCCGTAGGGTTCGATCATCATTTTGCGCCAACATGCAGCCGTTGCATCGTCAAAACCGGTCTCTAAGACTTCCATCGCTTTAGCAGCCTTATCTTCATAGTCTTCCAGCACTTGGTCTAGTAACAATCGAGCTGTTTTAACATCCGGAGCATCAAGGATGGCTCGAACTTTTGGATACAGCTCGTCTTTAAGGGCTTTGGGTGTAGCATCCAAGATGTTTCGCATGAAATGGGTCTGGCATCGTTGCCAGGTGACACCTTGAAAATGTGTCCGAATCGCTCTAACAAGACCGCGATGGTGATCAGAGACGATGAGGTCCACACCGCGAATGTCTCTGTCTTTTAGCCAGGAGAAAAACTCATTGATGGACTGTGAGATCAACCAACTTCAAGGAGATTATGTACTTTTTCTACAGGTCTCAGCGGTTTCGT from Caldalkalibacillus uzonensis includes:
- a CDS encoding Glu/Leu/Phe/Val family dehydrogenase, which encodes MGSTITKSSQLGKHKTAIDKELLDSTRLIIKEALNKLGYPDAMYELLKEPLRMLTVRIPVRMDDGNIKVFTGYRAQHNDAVGPTKGGVRFHPEVTEHEVKALSMWMSLKCGIVDLPYGGGKGGIVCDPREMSFAELERLSRGYVRAISQLVGPTKDIPAPDVFTNSQIMAWMMDEYSRIREFDSPAFITGKPLVLGGSEGRESATATGVTICIEEAAKRKEIDLQGARVIIQGFGNAGSFLAKFMHHSGAKVVGISDAFGALYDKDGLDIAYLLERRDSFGTVTHLFKNTITNQELLTKDCDILVPAAVSNQITADNAHYIKASIVVEAANGPTTLEATRILTERGILVVPDVLASSGGVTVSYFEWVQNNQGYYWTKEEVDLKLRNIMINAFEKIYKLANHRKIDMRLAAYMVGVRKMAEASRFRGWI